The following coding sequences are from one Seonamhaeicola sp. ML3 window:
- a CDS encoding sulfatase-like hydrolase/transferase, which translates to MSKIKILFGLTLAIGCFNFAIAQEKPNIIFILTDDQRFDAIGYAGNEFVETPEMDNLAKSGTYFNTAIVTTPICAASRASIFTGLHERAHNYNFQTGNVRDEYMENSYPTLLKNNGYYTGFFGKYGVRYNHLNKQFDEYDSYDRNNRFKDKRGYYYKTIDKDTVHLTRYTGQQALDFIDKNATNNKPFCLSLSFSAPHAHDGALEQYFWQDTTDNLLQDTTIPEPALGDDKYFMAQPKIVRDGFNRLRWTWRYDTPEKYQHSLKGYYRMISGIDLEIKKIREKLKEKGIDKNTVIILMGDNGYFLGERQFAGKWLMYDNSVRVPLIIFDPREGKHQDIDEMVLNIDVPQTIADIAGVKAPETWQGKSLLPIVKQESSSIERDTILIEHIWNFSEIPPSEGVRTKKWKYFRYVNDQTIEELYNLEKDPLETKNLIGKKKYRETANKLRAKLNELIKKNSNAYRAAPTDLTVELIREPQTEVEIFDLKPEFGWTVPLGSKFQSAYQVLVASSKAIIDANNGDVWDSGRVASLQSTDVEYMGDALELNKTYYWKVRIWDEENRLVDYSEAQKFTTGKSDSYIISTENKYLIDKVKPVKFENRGDFYFMDFGKAAFATIDFNYEAKEPHTLTVRIGEMVDDNGNVNRTPPARSNIRYQEIKVNVTPGKTKYQIEIDPVPDKRMKGPSKAIPLQEGWPVLQPFRYAEVEGAKTTLKAEDFEQLRYTSYWDDEASSFKSNNDILNQVWDFCKYSIKATTFAGLYVDGDRERIPYEADAYLNQLSHYTTDREYAIARRTIEYFMQNPTWPTEWQQHVALLIYADYMYTGNTELIERYYEQLKYKTLYDLSNEDGLITSTKVTQDFMYKLGFEKGYKKLLTDIVDWPGANFARSKTKGERDGFVFQPYNTVINSFFYENMKIMAEFAGILGKTQEALDFEYRAAKAKKAVNEQMFDKERGVYVDGIGTDHASLHANMMPLAFGLVPEEHFQSVVDYVKSRGLACSVYGAQFLMDGLYNAGEADYALELLASKAKRSWYNMIRVGSTISLEAWDYEYKINLDWNHAWGAAPANVIPRGLWGIKPKTPGFGIATIKPQMGKLRSSEITVPTVRGPIKAKYTYKGARLQEYEIEIPGNMVAEFSLNDLDGKDLRHNGDKVPSAFNYIRLSPGKHTIQLKINSF; encoded by the coding sequence ATGTCTAAAATCAAAATTTTATTCGGACTTACATTGGCAATTGGATGTTTCAATTTCGCAATTGCTCAGGAAAAGCCAAATATCATTTTCATTCTAACAGATGACCAACGTTTCGATGCGATTGGGTATGCTGGTAATGAATTTGTTGAAACACCAGAAATGGATAATTTGGCTAAATCAGGAACTTATTTCAATACAGCAATTGTTACAACGCCCATATGTGCGGCAAGTAGAGCTAGTATTTTTACTGGATTACACGAACGTGCACATAACTACAACTTTCAAACAGGTAATGTTAGAGATGAGTACATGGAGAATTCTTATCCAACACTTTTAAAAAACAATGGGTATTATACAGGGTTCTTTGGTAAATATGGTGTACGCTACAATCATCTAAATAAACAATTTGATGAATACGACTCTTACGATAGAAATAATCGTTTTAAAGATAAAAGAGGTTACTATTACAAAACTATCGACAAGGATACAGTCCATCTAACAAGATATACAGGGCAACAAGCATTAGATTTTATTGATAAAAATGCAACTAATAATAAGCCGTTTTGTTTATCATTAAGTTTTAGTGCTCCCCATGCACACGATGGTGCGCTAGAACAATATTTCTGGCAAGATACTACAGATAACCTTTTACAGGATACAACCATTCCAGAACCAGCTTTAGGAGATGATAAGTACTTCATGGCTCAGCCAAAAATAGTTAGAGATGGTTTCAATAGATTACGTTGGACATGGCGTTATGATACCCCAGAAAAGTATCAGCATAGTCTTAAAGGGTATTACAGAATGATTTCTGGAATAGATTTAGAAATCAAGAAAATCCGTGAAAAACTTAAAGAGAAAGGCATTGATAAAAATACCGTTATCATACTCATGGGTGATAATGGGTATTTCCTAGGTGAGCGTCAATTTGCAGGCAAATGGCTTATGTATGATAACTCGGTTAGAGTGCCACTAATCATTTTTGATCCAAGAGAAGGTAAACATCAAGATATTGATGAAATGGTATTGAATATTGACGTACCACAAACCATAGCTGATATTGCAGGTGTAAAGGCTCCAGAAACTTGGCAGGGAAAAAGTTTGTTACCTATAGTAAAGCAGGAATCAAGTAGTATTGAAAGAGATACCATTTTAATAGAACATATTTGGAATTTTAGTGAAATACCACCAAGTGAAGGTGTTAGGACTAAAAAATGGAAATATTTTAGATATGTAAACGATCAAACCATAGAGGAACTATATAATCTTGAAAAAGATCCTTTAGAAACTAAAAACCTTATTGGTAAGAAAAAATATAGAGAAACGGCCAATAAGTTAAGAGCTAAGCTAAATGAGTTAATTAAGAAGAACAGCAATGCATATCGTGCTGCTCCAACTGATCTAACAGTAGAACTCATTAGAGAACCACAAACTGAAGTTGAAATATTCGATTTAAAACCAGAATTCGGTTGGACCGTGCCTTTAGGTTCTAAATTCCAAAGTGCATATCAAGTCTTGGTTGCTTCTAGTAAAGCAATTATAGATGCTAATAATGGAGATGTATGGGACAGTGGTAGAGTAGCATCATTACAATCTACTGATGTTGAGTATATGGGAGACGCGCTAGAACTCAACAAAACGTATTACTGGAAAGTTAGAATTTGGGATGAAGAAAATAGATTGGTAGATTATTCTGAAGCTCAAAAGTTTACTACTGGAAAAAGCGATAGCTATATTATTTCAACAGAGAATAAATACCTTATAGATAAAGTAAAACCTGTAAAATTTGAAAATAGAGGCGATTTCTATTTCATGGATTTTGGTAAGGCTGCTTTTGCAACCATTGATTTTAATTATGAAGCTAAAGAACCACATACATTAACCGTAAGAATTGGTGAAATGGTGGATGATAATGGTAATGTGAATAGAACACCGCCTGCAAGAAGTAACATTCGCTATCAAGAAATTAAAGTTAATGTAACCCCAGGAAAGACTAAATATCAGATAGAGATTGATCCAGTTCCAGACAAACGTATGAAGGGGCCTAGTAAAGCTATTCCATTACAAGAAGGATGGCCTGTTTTACAACCGTTTAGATATGCTGAAGTTGAAGGCGCCAAAACAACTTTAAAAGCTGAAGATTTTGAACAATTACGATATACTAGTTATTGGGATGATGAAGCGAGCAGCTTTAAAAGTAATAACGATATTTTAAATCAAGTTTGGGATTTTTGTAAATACTCTATTAAAGCAACCACTTTTGCTGGTTTATATGTTGATGGAGACAGAGAGCGTATTCCTTACGAGGCAGACGCTTATCTAAATCAATTAAGTCATTATACTACAGATAGAGAGTATGCCATAGCGAGACGTACTATAGAGTACTTTATGCAAAATCCTACATGGCCAACCGAATGGCAACAGCACGTAGCATTATTGATTTATGCGGATTACATGTACACAGGTAACACCGAATTAATTGAGCGTTATTATGAACAATTAAAGTACAAGACGCTTTACGATTTATCTAACGAAGATGGGTTAATAACCTCTACAAAAGTTACTCAAGACTTTATGTATAAGCTCGGATTTGAAAAGGGTTATAAAAAACTGTTAACTGATATTGTAGACTGGCCAGGAGCTAATTTCGCTAGAAGTAAGACAAAAGGAGAACGTGATGGTTTTGTTTTTCAGCCTTACAATACGGTAATTAACTCTTTCTTCTATGAGAACATGAAAATCATGGCGGAGTTCGCTGGAATTTTAGGTAAAACTCAAGAGGCATTAGATTTTGAATATAGAGCTGCCAAAGCTAAGAAAGCTGTAAATGAGCAGATGTTCGATAAAGAACGTGGTGTTTATGTAGACGGTATTGGTACAGACCATGCTTCTTTACACGCCAACATGATGCCTTTAGCATTTGGTTTGGTACCAGAAGAGCATTTCCAATCTGTTGTTGATTATGTGAAGTCTAGAGGGTTAGCTTGTAGCGTTTACGGCGCACAGTTTTTAATGGATGGTTTGTATAATGCTGGTGAGGCAGATTATGCTTTAGAATTACTGGCAAGTAAGGCCAAAAGAAGCTGGTATAACATGATAAGAGTCGGCTCTACAATTAGTTTGGAAGCATGGGATTACGAATACAAAATTAATTTAGACTGGAACCACGCTTGGGGAGCTGCGCCTGCGAATGTAATTCCAAGAGGACTTTGGGGTATAAAGCCAAAGACACCAGGTTTTGGTATTGCAACAATAAAACCCCAAATGGGTAAGCTTAGGTCTAGTGAAATTACGGTGCCAACTGTAAGAGGCCCAATTAAAGCTAAGTATACATACAAAGGAGCCCGTTTACAGGAGTATGAAATTGAGATTCCTGGAAATATGGTTGCCGAATTTTCATTAAATGACTTAGATGGTAAAGATTTAAGGCATAACGGTGATAAAGTACCATCTGCTTTTAATTACATAAGATTATCTCCAGGTAAACATACCATTCAATTAAAAATAAATTCTTTTTAA
- a CDS encoding DUF5060 domain-containing protein, protein MFKTIYIFLALILFISCSQQKEVKIEGELKKWHKVTLNFEGPETSELAEENPFLDYRLDVVFSNSEESFKIPGFFAADGNAADTSSDSGNIWQVRFTPNTTGEWTYTVSFKEGDNVAIAEDITSASSAGFMDGQTGTFVITESDKTGIDNRAKGKLEYIGESYLKFADSQKYFIKLGVDAPENLLAYTDIDVSTNALGFQKTWGPHEKDFDESAAPYLWQETKGKNLLGAINYLASEELNVFSFLTFNVDGDDRNIFPHLLKVPVEEYETYASVKKNKEAWETMFHKTRFDVSKLDQWERIFEYGETKGMFLHFKTHETETDHLMDKSVFGTEGKLYYRELIARFGHHLSMNWNLGEENNQPTEEVLKVADYVSKLDAYKSHLVLHTFPNKDDRYHDFVGDKSPLTGASLQLSHPDFNDVHPRVLKWRKISDATGKEWALAVDEPGKANIALLPDDEDPEHNYARGRAMYGTLFAGGFGVEWYFGYASPNSDLTCQDFRSRDLFWDQNRYALNFFNNHIPFWEMEPQDALVASEDIAYCLAKEGEVYAIYVEANADKIKLDLGDSGKVFNVKWFDPRNGGSLQDGETTLVKANGIVGLGTPPSSYKKDWIILLKNNSL, encoded by the coding sequence ATGTTCAAGACAATTTATATTTTTTTAGCACTCATACTTTTTATATCATGTTCTCAACAAAAGGAAGTTAAAATTGAAGGTGAACTAAAAAAGTGGCATAAGGTCACTTTAAACTTTGAGGGACCAGAAACTTCGGAGTTAGCAGAAGAGAATCCATTTCTTGATTACAGATTAGATGTTGTTTTTAGTAATAGTGAAGAAAGTTTTAAAATCCCTGGCTTTTTTGCGGCGGATGGTAATGCTGCAGATACGAGCAGTGATTCAGGTAATATTTGGCAAGTAAGATTTACGCCAAATACTACCGGAGAATGGACTTATACGGTTTCTTTTAAAGAAGGTGATAACGTAGCCATTGCTGAAGATATTACAAGTGCCTCAAGCGCTGGTTTTATGGATGGGCAAACAGGAACTTTCGTGATTACAGAATCAGATAAAACAGGTATTGATAATAGAGCTAAAGGTAAGTTGGAATATATAGGCGAATCGTATTTGAAATTTGCAGATAGCCAAAAGTATTTTATAAAATTAGGAGTGGACGCTCCAGAGAATTTATTGGCTTACACTGATATAGATGTGTCTACAAATGCGCTCGGATTTCAAAAAACCTGGGGACCACATGAAAAGGATTTTGATGAAAGTGCAGCACCTTATCTATGGCAAGAAACAAAAGGTAAGAACCTTTTGGGAGCTATTAATTACTTAGCTAGCGAAGAATTAAACGTATTTTCATTCCTGACCTTTAATGTAGATGGAGATGATAGAAATATTTTTCCTCATCTTTTAAAGGTGCCTGTTGAAGAATATGAAACTTATGCCAGCGTGAAGAAAAATAAAGAGGCCTGGGAAACTATGTTTCATAAAACACGTTTTGATGTATCGAAATTAGATCAATGGGAGCGTATTTTTGAATATGGCGAAACCAAAGGCATGTTTTTACACTTTAAAACCCACGAAACCGAAACAGATCATTTAATGGACAAGAGTGTTTTTGGTACAGAGGGTAAATTATACTATCGTGAACTTATTGCGCGTTTCGGACATCATTTATCTATGAACTGGAATTTAGGTGAAGAAAATAATCAGCCCACAGAAGAGGTGTTAAAAGTAGCTGATTATGTTTCAAAATTAGATGCGTATAAGAGTCATTTGGTATTGCATACGTTTCCGAATAAAGATGATAGATACCACGATTTTGTTGGAGATAAATCTCCTTTAACTGGTGCATCATTACAATTGAGTCATCCAGATTTTAACGATGTGCACCCAAGGGTTTTAAAATGGAGAAAAATATCAGATGCCACTGGAAAAGAATGGGCATTGGCTGTTGATGAGCCAGGGAAAGCAAATATTGCGTTATTACCAGACGATGAAGACCCAGAACATAATTATGCCAGAGGTAGAGCTATGTATGGTACTTTATTTGCTGGAGGATTTGGTGTTGAGTGGTATTTTGGTTATGCCAGTCCAAATTCAGATTTAACCTGTCAGGATTTTAGAAGTCGGGATTTATTTTGGGATCAAAACCGTTATGCCTTGAATTTTTTTAATAACCATATCCCATTTTGGGAGATGGAACCTCAAGATGCGTTAGTAGCTTCAGAAGACATAGCTTATTGTTTAGCCAAAGAAGGAGAGGTTTACGCAATTTATGTAGAAGCTAATGCGGATAAAATAAAGTTGGATTTAGGAGATTCAGGAAAGGTGTTTAATGTAAAATGGTTTGATCCAAGGAATGGAGGTAGCCTTCAGGATGGAGAAACTACTTTAGTTAAAGCCAATGGAATTGTGGGATTAGGTACTCCTCCATCTTCATACAAGAAAGATTGGATTATTCTTTTAAAGAACAATTCGTTATAG
- a CDS encoding Gfo/Idh/MocA family protein, which produces MSSNIINWGILGCGDVAEVKSGPAFQKVKQSSLISVMRRNEDKVKDFAKRHDVAHWTTSASELLNDEKVNAVYIATPPSSHLSYTLEAIKAGKNVYLEKPMVLNSKEANTLVEAVNNSSAKVTVAHYRRSLPLFVKVKELLDANVIGKVLSAEIDIAQSQNANLIAKTDENWRLNPEISGGGYFHDIAPHQIDLMYHYFGTVSKIAKGNVPEGVNLADWVKGEIIFENGVHFKGSWNFAASEDSDVCTIKGEKGTLTFSFYSDEIKVETTDKTETFKFENPKHVQQPMIEQVVSYFLGDSHQNPCSVEEAAIVTKIMDTFCEID; this is translated from the coding sequence ATGAGTTCAAATATTATAAATTGGGGAATTTTAGGATGTGGTGATGTTGCAGAAGTGAAGAGTGGTCCTGCATTTCAAAAAGTAAAACAGTCTTCATTAATATCCGTTATGCGTAGAAATGAAGATAAGGTAAAAGATTTTGCAAAAAGGCATGATGTGGCGCATTGGACAACTAGTGCCTCCGAATTATTAAATGATGAAAAAGTGAACGCTGTTTATATTGCAACACCACCTTCTTCGCATTTAAGCTACACACTAGAAGCTATCAAGGCTGGAAAAAATGTATACTTGGAAAAGCCAATGGTATTAAACAGTAAAGAGGCAAATACTTTAGTGGAGGCAGTAAATAATAGCAGTGCCAAAGTAACAGTTGCGCATTACAGAAGAAGTTTGCCTTTATTTGTAAAAGTAAAGGAGTTGTTAGATGCCAATGTAATTGGTAAAGTGCTTTCTGCAGAAATTGATATTGCACAGTCTCAAAATGCAAATTTAATAGCTAAAACAGATGAGAACTGGCGATTAAATCCTGAAATTTCCGGAGGCGGTTATTTTCATGACATTGCGCCACATCAAATAGACTTAATGTACCATTATTTTGGAACTGTATCTAAAATAGCTAAAGGAAATGTTCCAGAAGGAGTGAACCTAGCGGATTGGGTTAAAGGTGAAATAATATTTGAAAATGGTGTGCATTTTAAAGGAAGTTGGAATTTTGCAGCTTCTGAAGATAGTGATGTATGCACTATTAAAGGTGAAAAAGGTACTTTAACATTTTCGTTCTACAGTGACGAAATAAAAGTTGAAACTACCGATAAAACGGAAACTTTTAAGTTTGAAAATCCTAAACATGTTCAGCAACCAATGATAGAGCAAGTGGTGAGTTATTTTTTAGGAGATAGTCATCAAAATCCATGTTCTGTTGAAGAAGCTGCTATTGTAACCAAAATTATGGATACCTTTTGTGAGATCGACTAG
- a CDS encoding family 43 glycosylhydrolase: MINSFKIRHGILGIMILAVTSAFTQNPMVSNVGLNDPHIHIFNDTAYVYASHDKSIDNDKFIMEDWWVWSSPDLVNWTKRSVLKPKDTYIGTEFSRCWATDAAFRNGKYYFYFSEGNEQTGVVVGDTPVGPWKDVLEKPLLTSNLTDTHEYDMAVFEDNGEHYIIFGVWDYYIAKLNDDMMSLAERPKKIQINNPRGPYNLDGNNKKMPTDDKPFLHKHNNKFYLSWGCFYAMSDNIYGPYDYKDSIIKEESFAEGFDAPTWPNGFLQGRHGSFFEWHNQWYYVYCDISQTGNRYFRDSFISYVHYKANGEMATIHVDGVGVGNYDANGFIEAENYFKANGIVKVENNKGGFSVEPIKDSSYLIFPNVKSLIGKNTLELEVIAKEPIELEVREGHPLGELLFTCKVPKNDIYAFQRRNFITKNLKDKQSLCFVFKGSNVSSFKLNRFKFKN, translated from the coding sequence ATGATAAACAGTTTTAAAATAAGACATGGAATTTTAGGTATAATGATATTGGCTGTAACATCTGCCTTTACTCAAAATCCTATGGTTTCAAATGTAGGATTGAACGATCCGCATATTCATATTTTTAACGACACTGCTTACGTCTATGCATCACACGACAAGTCCATCGATAATGATAAATTTATTATGGAAGATTGGTGGGTGTGGTCTTCACCTGATTTAGTAAACTGGACAAAGCGTAGTGTTTTAAAACCTAAAGACACATATATAGGTACAGAATTTTCAAGATGTTGGGCTACAGATGCGGCCTTTAGAAATGGAAAGTATTACTTCTATTTTTCCGAAGGAAACGAACAAACCGGTGTGGTAGTAGGGGATACACCTGTTGGCCCATGGAAAGACGTTTTAGAAAAACCATTGTTGACTTCAAATTTAACTGATACTCACGAATATGATATGGCCGTTTTTGAAGATAACGGTGAACACTATATCATATTTGGTGTTTGGGACTATTATATAGCCAAACTAAATGATGACATGATGAGTTTAGCCGAGCGACCAAAGAAAATTCAAATTAATAATCCAAGAGGTCCTTATAATCTAGATGGTAATAATAAAAAAATGCCAACAGACGATAAACCTTTTCTTCACAAACATAATAATAAGTTCTATTTGTCATGGGGTTGCTTTTATGCCATGTCTGATAATATTTACGGGCCTTACGATTATAAAGATTCTATAATTAAAGAAGAGAGTTTTGCTGAAGGTTTCGATGCTCCTACCTGGCCGAACGGGTTTTTACAAGGTCGGCATGGTAGTTTTTTTGAATGGCATAATCAATGGTATTATGTATATTGCGATATCAGTCAAACAGGGAATCGTTATTTCAGAGATAGTTTTATAAGTTACGTGCATTATAAAGCAAATGGAGAAATGGCAACGATACATGTAGATGGCGTTGGCGTTGGGAACTATGATGCTAATGGTTTTATTGAAGCCGAAAACTACTTCAAGGCTAATGGCATTGTAAAGGTAGAAAATAATAAAGGCGGTTTTTCTGTTGAACCTATTAAAGATTCAAGTTATTTAATCTTTCCTAATGTGAAAAGCCTAATAGGGAAAAATACCTTAGAATTGGAAGTAATTGCCAAAGAACCTATAGAATTAGAAGTGCGTGAGGGACATCCACTAGGTGAGTTGCTGTTTACTTGTAAAGTCCCCAAAAATGATATTTACGCATTTCAAAGAAGAAATTTTATAACTAAAAACCTTAAAGATAAGCAATCACTTTGTTTCGTTTTTAAAGGTTCTAATGTGTCATCATTCAAATTAAATAGATTTAAATTCAAAAACTAA
- a CDS encoding glycoside hydrolase family 3 N-terminal domain-containing protein, which translates to MKKLLFLALLVTLASCKNEDSSSKDYKDASLSIEERVEALLPKLSLEEKVAQMRIFHANIGVKHDENGKLKLSKRVVEKLKLGIAGIKNPGEHIDAVSAAKLNNELQKYIIENNRWGIPALFVTESYNGVDAEGCTKFGRPMTSAASFNPELVQRQWDVVGREARLRGMHMCHSPEADLVRDPRFGRMSEAFGEDTYLTTQMVKNAVIGVQGNYEGLGNGTHIGAVSKHFAGYGQVLGGSNFAAIEISERTLIDEIYPPFEAAVKEAKTLGIMASHGDLNGIASHGNPELLTGVLRDQWGFEGYVVSDSNDIARLHYFMNVAETPEDAARMGLEAGIDIDLYAEDSYAYLPEMVKENPELEKLIDRSVRRVLRTKFILGLFDNPYIDIESVKVGNRSAASLELAKESDLESVILLKNENNALPLNPKKSAKIALLGPLVKEDTQAMFESVVGSNIKFVAEKGFHLTDEKKGVPNLLERDPAAIAKLVNIARQSDVVVLFLGGDEFTSKEAFFNNALGDRATIDPVGPQDELVEKVKALGKPVIVVLKHRRTLSINTIAEQADAILDTWDLSEFGDESTARIIFGEVSPSGKSPVTIPRSIGQIPFHYSMKEINYKKEYLFIGEGPLYPFGHGLSYANFEYSDIKISNSEITPETELEVSVTVTNNSDVKAKEVIQMYIKDEIGSVTRPDKELKGFQKITFEAGESKTVTFKITPKMLEFTGITMEKVLEPGDYTVMLGTSSKNYLETTFKLKK; encoded by the coding sequence ATGAAGAAATTACTTTTTTTGGCATTACTTGTAACCCTAGCTTCCTGTAAAAATGAAGATTCAAGTTCGAAAGATTATAAAGACGCTTCACTTTCAATAGAGGAGCGCGTAGAGGCTTTACTACCAAAACTTTCTCTAGAAGAAAAAGTAGCACAAATGAGAATCTTTCATGCCAATATAGGTGTGAAACACGATGAAAACGGAAAACTAAAACTTTCTAAAAGAGTAGTTGAGAAGCTTAAGCTAGGTATTGCAGGTATTAAAAATCCGGGTGAGCATATAGATGCCGTGTCTGCCGCAAAATTAAACAATGAGCTTCAAAAATATATTATTGAGAATAATCGTTGGGGTATTCCGGCATTATTTGTAACCGAGTCTTATAACGGAGTAGATGCAGAGGGATGTACTAAGTTTGGTCGCCCTATGACTTCGGCAGCATCATTTAACCCAGAGCTAGTTCAAAGACAATGGGATGTTGTTGGTCGTGAAGCACGTTTGCGTGGTATGCACATGTGTCACTCTCCTGAAGCAGACCTAGTACGTGATCCACGTTTTGGACGAATGAGTGAAGCCTTTGGAGAAGATACCTATCTCACAACTCAAATGGTTAAAAATGCTGTAATAGGTGTTCAAGGTAATTATGAAGGTCTTGGAAATGGTACACACATTGGGGCTGTATCTAAACATTTTGCTGGGTATGGTCAAGTGTTGGGAGGTTCGAATTTTGCTGCAATTGAAATTTCAGAAAGAACTTTAATAGATGAGATTTATCCACCGTTTGAAGCCGCTGTAAAGGAAGCCAAAACGCTTGGTATTATGGCATCACATGGTGATTTAAATGGAATTGCAAGTCACGGAAACCCAGAATTATTAACTGGTGTGTTAAGAGATCAATGGGGATTTGAAGGTTATGTAGTGTCAGACTCAAATGATATTGCGCGCTTACACTATTTCATGAATGTTGCAGAAACTCCTGAGGATGCGGCTCGCATGGGACTTGAAGCCGGTATTGATATCGATTTGTATGCTGAAGATTCTTATGCTTATCTCCCAGAGATGGTTAAGGAAAATCCAGAATTGGAAAAGTTAATTGATAGGTCTGTTCGTAGAGTACTTCGTACTAAATTTATTCTCGGATTGTTTGATAATCCTTATATCGATATCGAGTCGGTAAAAGTTGGAAATAGATCAGCAGCTTCTCTAGAATTGGCAAAAGAGTCAGATTTAGAATCTGTTATTCTCCTTAAAAACGAAAATAATGCATTACCACTTAACCCTAAAAAGTCAGCTAAAATAGCGCTTCTAGGACCACTTGTAAAAGAAGATACTCAAGCTATGTTTGAGTCTGTTGTTGGGAGCAATATCAAATTTGTAGCAGAAAAAGGGTTTCATCTAACCGATGAGAAAAAGGGAGTGCCTAATTTATTAGAGAGAGATCCTGCAGCTATTGCTAAACTGGTTAATATAGCAAGACAATCTGATGTGGTTGTGTTGTTTTTAGGAGGGGATGAATTTACTTCTAAAGAAGCCTTTTTTAATAACGCTCTAGGAGACAGAGCAACAATCGATCCGGTTGGTCCACAGGACGAACTTGTTGAAAAGGTAAAAGCACTCGGTAAACCTGTAATAGTTGTGCTTAAGCATAGAAGAACACTCTCAATAAATACCATTGCAGAACAAGCAGATGCCATTTTAGATACATGGGATTTAAGCGAATTTGGTGACGAGTCTACAGCTAGAATAATATTTGGTGAAGTGTCACCTTCTGGTAAGTCGCCAGTTACCATTCCTAGGTCTATTGGTCAAATTCCTTTCCATTATAGTATGAAGGAGATTAACTATAAGAAAGAATATCTATTTATTGGCGAAGGACCACTATATCCATTTGGTCATGGCTTAAGTTATGCAAATTTTGAATATTCAGATATTAAAATTTCAAATTCTGAAATAACTCCTGAGACTGAGTTAGAAGTAAGTGTTACTGTAACTAACAATAGCGATGTAAAAGCTAAGGAAGTAATACAAATGTATATTAAAGATGAGATAGGCTCTGTTACAAGACCAGATAAAGAGCTTAAAGGATTTCAAAAGATAACCTTCGAAGCAGGAGAAAGTAAAACAGTAACATTTAAAATAACGCCAAAAATGTTGGAGTTTACCGGAATTACTATGGAGAAAGTATTAGAGCCTGGAGATTACACGGTTATGTTAGGAACATCTTCAAAAAACTATTTAGAAACAACATTCAAGCTAAAAAAATAA